From one Peptoniphilaceae bacterium AMB_02 genomic stretch:
- a CDS encoding ABC transporter ATP-binding protein — protein sequence MSAFSNDLNSIEQNYLAGSIQLFDVVVSFFIASAAMIYFNWKLGLPTIITSIICIILSIKYGEALIEKETQTSDSNREFVAQVNDLVSGFIVIKSFRAEKEALDLFQHDNLELESVKRKRRVTSDTISLYSNISTFLVNGIIIGGGFLYAINGEMTIGAVIAFVQLGFYLYDPVRKLAPLISNRKAAIKLVEKIAREIEGDGIDRSDEDKLLGINEGIHFKEVGFKYSEEDEAVHDFNFFFEKGKRYAIAGGSGSGKSTVLKLMLGYFRGYTGSIKIDSLELRNIQLDSLFEHLSVIQQEVFLFNSSIKNNITMFQDVDDVIFWDAVKNSGLEKLIENKGLDYPCGENGKNLSGGEKQRVAIARSLIRKTPFLLMDESTAALDNKTAEEVESAVIQLDDITKIVVTHRLNRKILRMYDEILVMNHARLVEHGSFDDLIHRKGYFYSLYNVMGE from the coding sequence ATTTCTGCCTTCTCGAATGATTTAAACAGCATAGAGCAAAATTATCTCGCAGGGAGTATACAACTCTTTGATGTCGTAGTAAGCTTTTTTATAGCTTCCGCAGCCATGATATATTTTAATTGGAAATTAGGACTTCCGACGATAATCACATCGATTATTTGTATAATACTATCCATTAAATATGGCGAAGCCTTGATAGAAAAAGAGACGCAAACCTCTGACAGCAATCGCGAATTCGTAGCTCAAGTCAATGATTTGGTGAGTGGATTTATCGTAATAAAAAGCTTTAGAGCGGAAAAAGAAGCGCTGGATTTATTTCAGCATGACAATTTAGAACTGGAATCAGTCAAGAGAAAAAGACGTGTAACTTCCGATACAATCAGCCTTTACAGCAATATATCCACCTTTTTGGTCAATGGTATTATCATCGGAGGAGGATTCCTATACGCGATAAATGGAGAGATGACCATAGGAGCAGTTATTGCATTTGTCCAATTAGGATTCTACTTATACGATCCCGTCAGAAAACTGGCACCTCTTATAAGTAATCGTAAAGCTGCCATTAAATTGGTAGAAAAGATCGCCAGAGAGATTGAAGGCGATGGAATTGACCGTAGTGATGAAGACAAATTGCTTGGAATAAATGAGGGAATACACTTCAAGGAAGTAGGATTTAAGTATTCCGAGGAAGATGAAGCTGTACATGACTTTAATTTTTTCTTCGAAAAGGGAAAAAGATATGCAATTGCAGGCGGTAGTGGAAGTGGAAAATCAACCGTTCTAAAATTGATGTTGGGATATTTCAGAGGATATACCGGTTCAATAAAGATAGATTCACTTGAGCTAAGAAATATCCAATTGGATAGTTTATTTGAGCACTTATCGGTTATACAGCAAGAAGTATTTCTTTTCAACAGCAGTATTAAAAACAATATAACCATGTTCCAAGATGTTGATGATGTGATATTTTGGGATGCGGTTAAAAACTCGGGATTGGAAAAACTTATAGAGAACAAAGGATTGGATTATCCTTGTGGTGAAAACGGGAAAAATCTATCTGGTGGAGAAAAACAAAGAGTTGCAATTGCCAGGAGTCTTATCCGTAAAACTCCATTCCTACTTATGGATGAGTCTACAGCTGCTCTAGACAATAAAACTGCTGAGGAAGTCGAAAGCGCTGTAATCCAGCTTGATGATATTACTAAAATAGTAGTAACCCATAGATTAAATAGAAAAATTCTAAGGATGTATGACGAAATACTGGTCATGAACCATGCCCGACTCGTAGAGCATGGTAGTTTCGATGATTTAATTCATAGGAAAGGGTATTTTTACTCGCTTTACAATGTTATGGGAGAGTAG
- the serS gene encoding serine--tRNA ligase, whose product MLDLRRIRNDLEGVKKALARRGGEYPIDKIVELDEKRRKILVDVEAKKAKQNQVSKEIPILKKKGEDISAILEEMKVLSDDVTELDKKVKEVDEEIKSILLGIPNTPNEDVAVGETDEDNVEVRVVGEPTAFDFEPKAHWDLGTDLDILDFERATKISGTRFTVFKGLGARLERAIINFMLDLHTTEHGYTEILPPVLVNRNAMIGTGQLPKFEQDMFHVPSKDFFLVPTAEVPVTNLLAGEVLEFDKLPVLYTAYTPCFRQEAGSAGRDTRGLIRNHQFDKVELVKFTDSKTSYEELEKLTNNAEEILKQLKIPYRVVMLCTGDLGFSSAKTYDIEVWMPSYNRYVEISSCSNFEAFQARRANVRYRNEEGKIEFVHTLNGSGLAVGRTTAAVLENYQNEDGSITIPDVLVKYMGVEKIDK is encoded by the coding sequence ATGTTAGATTTAAGAAGAATTAGAAATGATTTGGAAGGCGTAAAAAAAGCATTGGCAAGAAGAGGTGGAGAATATCCAATAGACAAAATTGTCGAGCTTGACGAGAAGAGAAGAAAGATACTTGTAGATGTTGAAGCAAAAAAAGCTAAACAAAACCAAGTATCCAAGGAAATCCCAATCTTAAAGAAAAAGGGTGAAGACATATCTGCAATACTTGAAGAGATGAAGGTATTGTCAGATGATGTAACAGAACTTGACAAAAAAGTAAAAGAAGTAGATGAAGAGATAAAGAGCATCCTACTCGGAATCCCCAACACACCAAACGAAGATGTAGCTGTTGGAGAAACAGATGAGGATAATGTCGAGGTAAGAGTAGTTGGCGAACCGACTGCATTTGACTTTGAGCCAAAAGCCCACTGGGATCTTGGAACCGATCTGGACATACTTGACTTTGAAAGAGCAACCAAAATTTCCGGAACCAGATTTACCGTATTCAAAGGTCTGGGAGCGAGACTTGAAAGAGCCATCATCAACTTTATGCTGGATCTTCACACTACAGAGCATGGATATACTGAAATACTGCCACCTGTACTGGTAAACAGAAATGCCATGATAGGAACCGGACAGCTTCCAAAGTTCGAGCAGGATATGTTCCATGTACCGAGCAAGGATTTCTTCCTAGTACCTACAGCTGAAGTTCCTGTAACGAATCTATTGGCTGGAGAAGTGCTGGAATTTGATAAACTACCGGTTCTTTATACTGCATACACTCCATGCTTTAGACAAGAAGCAGGTTCTGCAGGTAGAGATACCAGAGGATTAATAAGAAATCACCAATTCGATAAAGTAGAATTGGTAAAATTCACCGATTCCAAGACTAGCTATGAAGAATTGGAAAAACTTACAAATAATGCAGAAGAAATCCTAAAACAACTAAAAATACCTTATAGAGTTGTAATGCTATGTACCGGAGACTTGGGATTCTCATCAGCAAAAACCTATGATATTGAAGTTTGGATGCCAAGCTATAATAGATATGTTGAAATCTCAAGCTGTAGTAACTTTGAGGCTTTCCAAGCCAGAAGAGCCAATGTAAGATACAGAAATGAAGAAGGAAAAATAGAATTTGTGCATACTCTAAACGGATCAGGACTTGCAGTTGGTAGAACCACAGCAGCTGTGCTTGAAAATTACCAAAACGAAGATGGAAGTATCACAATACCCGATGTATTGGTTAAGTATATGGGAGTAGAAAAGATTGATAAATAA
- a CDS encoding D-alanyl-D-alanine carboxypeptidase family protein: protein MKRRIKSLLFLTIAILIITINASADLGIEDRVQSYLIGDFDSGRVLESYNIDKPLQAASVSKLMTYLVVKDAVKEGKLNLNDRVTVTLEIEAVGGSSLNLLEGEVLTVDELLAGLMVVSGNDAAYALAVKTAGSEKAFTDLMNAKAQELELKSSKFYNSSGLQEGANQNTMSTEDIFKLSRHIIEKYPEVLEYSKIKILNMPKRNFTGESTIPLVGEIPGVDGLKTGFTEEAGYCLVSTIDARKSPQSGEFRLITIVMGTADISERSELSKFLINYGLENYGMRTIIDDKAPYSEVTINSAVNPRVPLYPTESYRILTPKAKRYVYKSEINDGLKAPISVGEKVGTMTLSSEGEDIITVDLIVKHDVEQANLFTRIIRAIENTFRTIATMIRQ, encoded by the coding sequence TTGAAAAGAAGAATTAAGTCATTATTATTTTTAACGATAGCTATACTTATTATAACGATTAACGCAAGCGCTGATCTTGGCATCGAAGATCGTGTTCAGAGCTATCTAATAGGTGATTTTGATTCCGGAAGAGTCTTAGAGTCGTATAATATAGATAAACCACTTCAAGCAGCCTCCGTATCAAAACTTATGACCTATTTAGTAGTTAAAGATGCCGTAAAAGAAGGAAAATTAAATCTAAATGATAGAGTCACCGTAACTCTGGAAATAGAAGCGGTCGGCGGATCCAGCTTAAACCTATTAGAAGGTGAAGTACTTACCGTTGACGAGTTATTGGCCGGTCTTATGGTAGTAAGCGGAAATGATGCTGCATATGCCCTTGCAGTCAAAACAGCCGGAAGTGAGAAGGCATTTACGGATTTGATGAATGCAAAAGCACAGGAACTTGAGCTTAAATCATCCAAATTCTACAATTCCTCCGGACTTCAGGAAGGTGCCAATCAAAATACCATGTCTACAGAGGATATATTTAAACTGTCCAGACATATAATTGAAAAGTATCCGGAAGTGCTGGAATATTCAAAAATTAAAATCTTGAATATGCCTAAGAGAAATTTTACCGGTGAGTCGACAATTCCTCTTGTAGGTGAGATTCCCGGTGTAGACGGTTTGAAAACCGGTTTTACAGAAGAAGCCGGCTACTGTTTAGTTTCGACAATTGATGCGAGAAAAAGTCCTCAATCAGGGGAGTTTAGACTTATAACAATTGTAATGGGGACTGCGGATATCTCGGAAAGAAGTGAGTTGTCTAAATTCTTAATAAATTATGGTTTGGAAAACTATGGTATGAGGACGATAATAGATGATAAAGCTCCTTATAGTGAAGTTACTATAAACTCTGCAGTAAATCCTAGAGTGCCGCTTTATCCAACGGAATCATATAGAATATTGACTCCAAAAGCCAAGAGATATGTCTATAAATCTGAAATTAACGATGGCTTGAAAGCGCCTATTTCAGTGGGTGAAAAAGTCGGTACGATGACATTGTCATCCGAAGGTGAAGACATCATAACAGTTGATCTAATAGTTAAACACGATGTTGAACAAGCAAACCTGTTTACCAGGATTATAAGAGCCATAGAAAATACTTTTAGAACTATTGCCACCATGATTAGACAATAG
- a CDS encoding NAD(P)H-hydrate epimerase, translating into MRRVTGDEMAAIDRYCIRGLEIPGILLMENAALKLLKNIDIVMNTDIAIVCGTGNNGADGLALARHLINLDHNVKIYIIGEINRENADYMTYYNILLNLGVRFETIHTIEDLENFEATISKMDLVVDAIFGTGLTAQVRGIQEYVIDMMNHCGVDILSVDIPSGLDANTGKIMGICVNPKKVVTFQLMKEGIAKNPLICNDVVVESISIPKKAIDRILGKQVIF; encoded by the coding sequence ATGAGAAGAGTAACCGGAGATGAAATGGCTGCAATAGACAGGTATTGTATTAGAGGATTGGAGATTCCCGGTATCCTGTTAATGGAGAATGCAGCACTTAAACTACTGAAGAATATTGACATCGTTATGAATACCGATATAGCGATAGTTTGTGGTACCGGAAATAATGGAGCTGATGGACTTGCGCTGGCAAGGCATCTAATCAATCTAGATCATAATGTCAAGATTTACATCATTGGTGAGATTAATCGAGAAAATGCAGATTACATGACCTATTACAATATCCTCCTAAATCTTGGAGTTCGATTCGAAACCATTCACACCATAGAAGATCTGGAAAACTTCGAAGCTACCATTTCTAAGATGGACTTGGTAGTGGATGCCATTTTTGGAACTGGATTAACTGCTCAAGTCAGAGGTATACAGGAATACGTAATCGATATGATGAACCACTGCGGTGTAGACATCTTATCCGTTGACATCCCATCCGGACTGGATGCAAATACCGGAAAGATTATGGGAATTTGTGTAAATCCCAAAAAAGTAGTCACATTTCAGTTGATGAAAGAGGGGATTGCAAAAAATCCTCTAATATGTAATGATGTAGTCGTCGAATCAATCAGTATTCCGAAAAAAGCCATAGATAGAATACTGGGGAAACAAGTAATCTTTTAG